The following proteins come from a genomic window of Miscanthus floridulus cultivar M001 chromosome 2, ASM1932011v1, whole genome shotgun sequence:
- the LOC136521110 gene encoding myosin-binding protein 3-like isoform X1 → MVSQAPMAGAGSGAANLTAALCKKSNRVARVLEYALLEWILIALLLANGVFSYLISRFAAFFGLAPPCALCSRLGVDSLFESHSHPHHRGGGAEPLRRLLCDVHAAELSRLGYCSAHRRLADAGDMCEDCAAAAAPGKAMLSWMGRSELGERDLACACCGVALESGFYSPPFLLTTSAPRGSDCGHKEEEEAARPNGDVVFVSEEGPVIELFDEKPSVEDDSIGVLAYGAEVVANDERLVPLESIDSLVVAMCSVSSQSGGEGKEAVDHGDVRQNNVDMENTVSTNEEKIVMTSDDDKVDDVVDRLIDEQIAAIVFVPACIEATLDDGINAGKTVEAFADHQSPEDDSGLKDKDQKISFEDEISEDEQTGQATPQQELCAMPTDPSDHEFVERLERSIELEHFPRAESKHKMNSMPVEVSEHVAVTQIEEKQVQQAEVNQELDSIPMRSREHTDEELEVERTAQAGLEQECDSVPIDSGEHGCLTSYAHTDDEQAEVKQKVTSVTADVLHYAADTFNVNTNTWKEDIEDDPTEAALTAIHQISYEPLTSLDKFSPDHSVSEEDREPDTPTHIEDICDSQELLDSKAAVSDAKSVDSSIATLSTDLESTELVSVNQLKSALASTRKSLKTLYSELENERSAAAIAADETMAMINRLQEQKAAMQMEAIQYQRLMEEQSEYDQEALQRLNELVVKREKEKQDLERELELYRHKVHLYEVKVRKMSRHKADDQNGSSSTSSSAEDSDDLSQSFYEGDESSHGLNGSNGSIPTDVVLQETARHLVTLDGSLADFEEERLSILEQLKVLEDKLFDLDDEESDTMKRLSEENHLSGASNCFSDDDSCFKLHDKRKGVTYRGKKLLPLFDDATMEAGNIPQGDEAHHSTEVTLDLAREQHKLAIANEIDQVNERLHALEADREYIKQCVRTLKKGGKGFDLLQEILQHLRDLRRIEQRARNSGELSPHYLHLYTD, encoded by the exons ATGGTGTCGCAGGCTCCCATGGCGGGGGCGGGCTCGGGCGCCGCCAACCTCACCGCGGCGCTGTGCAAGAAGAGTAACCGCGTCGCGCGGGTGCTCGAGTACGCGCTGCTGGAGTGGATCCTCATCGCGCTGCTCCTCGCCAACGGCGTCTTCTCCTACCTCATATCCCGGTTCGCCGCCTTCTTCGGCCTCGCGCCGCCGTGCGCGCTCTGCTCCCGCCTCGGCGTCGACAGCCTCTTCGAGTCCCACTCCCACCCCCACCACCGTGGCGGGGGCGCCGAGCCCCTGCGCCGCTTGCTGTGCGACGTGCACGCCGCCGAGCTGTCGCGCCTCGGCTACTGCAGCGCGCACCGCCGGCTCGCGGATGCCGGGGACATGTGCGAGGACTGCGCGGCCGCGGCGGCTCCCGGGAAGGCGATGCTGTCGTGGATGGGCCGGAGCGAGCTCGGCGAGCGGGACCTCGCCTGCGCCTGCTGCGGCGTCGCGCTCGAGAGCGGCTTCTACTCGCCGCCGTTCTTGCTCACCACGTCGGCGCCGCGCGGCTCGGATTGTGGCcacaaggaagaggaagaggcagcgAGGCCAAATGGAGACGTGGTCTTTGTCTCCGAGGAAGGCCCTGTGATCGAGCTCTTCGACGAGAAGCCATCTGTGGAGGATGACTCAATCGGCGTCTTGGCTTATGGTGCCGAGGTTGTTGCCAATGATGAGCGGCTGGTGCCTCTTGAATCAATTGACTCGTTGGTGGTCGCCATGTGCTCCGTGTCATCTCAATCCGGTGGCGAAGGAAAGGAAGCAGTTGATCATGGCGATGTAAGGCAGAATAACGTGGACATGGAGAACACAGTTAGTACCAATGAGGAGAAAATTGTCATGACATCTGAtgatgacaaggttgatgatgtgGTTGATCGGTTGATTGATGAACAGATTGCTGCCATAGTCTTTGTTCCAGCTTGTATAGAAGCTACACTTGATGATGGGATAAATGCAGGCAAAACAGTGGAGGCCTTTGCTGATCATCAGT CTCCTGAGGATGACAGTGGATTGAAAGATAAGGATCAGAAAATATCATTTGAAGATGAGATATCTGAGGATGAGCAAACTGGACAGGCTACTCCACAACAGGAATTGTGTGCCATGCCAACAGATCCTAGTGACCATGAATTTGTTGAGAGGTTAGAAAGAAGTATTGAGTTGGAGCATTTTCCACGGGCTGAGTCAAAGCATAAAATGAACTCTATGCCAGTGGAAGTTTCTGAGCATGTCGCTGTAACTCAGATTGAGGAGAAGCAGGTTCAACAAGCTGAGGTAAATCAGGAGTTGGATTCAATACCAATGCGTTCCAGGGAGCATACTGATGAAGAACTTGAAGTAGAGAGAACTGCACAGGCTGGGTTGGAACAAGAGTGTGACTCTGTGCCAATTGATTCTGGGGAACATGGTTGCCTGACTTCATATGCTCATACTGATGATGAGCAAGCTGAGGTGAAGCAGAAAGTCACTTCTGTAACAGCAGATGTTCTGCATTATGCAGCAGACACTTTTAATGTTAACACAAACACATGGAAAG AAGATATTGAAGATGATCCAACTGAAGCTGCTCTAACGGCCATACATCAAATTTCTTATGAACCTTTGACAAGCTTAGACAAGTTCTCTCCGGATCATAGTGTCTCTGAAGAAGACAGAGAGCCTGATACGCCGACTCATATTGAAGATATATGTGATTCACAGGAACTGCTGGATTCTAAAGCAGCTGTTTCTGATGCTAAATCTGTAGATTCAAGTATTGCTACTTTGTCTACTGATCTGGAAAGCACGGAATTGGTGAGTGTCAATCAACTAAAATCTGCTTTGGCTTCCACACGAAAGTCATTGAAGACCCTATATTCTGAACTTGAAAATGAGAGGAGCGCTGCTGCTATAGCTGCCGATGAAACCATGGCAATGATAAATCGCTTGCAAGAACAGAAAGCTGCAATGCAGATGGAGGCAATCCAATACCAGCGGCTTATGGAGGAACAGTCAGAGTATGACCAAGAAGCACTGCAGAGGCTGAATGAACTAGTTGTTAAGAGAGAGAAGGAGAAGCAAGATCTGGAGAGAGAGCTCGAGCTGTATCGCCACAAGGTTCATCTCTATGAGGTAAAGGTGAGGAAAATGTCCAGGCACAAGGCTGATGACCAGAATGGATCATCGTCAACTTCATCGAGTGCTGAGGATAGTGATGACCTTTCACAAAGTTTCTATGAAGGTGATGAATCTTCCCATGGTCTTAATGGAAGCAATGGGAGTATTCCTACAGATGTTGTGCTGCAAGAAACTGCCAGGCATCTTGTTACCCTTGATGGCTCGCTAGCTGATTTTGAGGAAGAGAGACTCTCCATACTGGAACAGCTTAAAGTGCTAGAGGATAAACTTTTTGATCTTGATGATGAAGAATCCGATACAATGAAGCGTTTGTCAGAAGAAAATCATTTAAGTGGTGCCTCAAATTGTTTCTCTGATGATGATAGCTGCTTTAAACTTCATGACAAAAGAAAAGGTGTAACCTACAGAGGAAAGAAGCTCCTTCCATTGTTTGACGATGCTACTATGGAAGCTGGAAACATCCCCCAAGGTGATGAGGCACATCATTCAACAGAGGTCACACTGGACCTTGCTAGAGAGCAACATAAGCTTGCAATTGCCAATGAAATCGATCAAGTAAATGAGAGGCTGCATGCTCTTGAGGCAGATAGGGAATATATAAAACAGTGTGTGAGGACATTGAAAAAGGGTGGCAAAGGGTTTGATCTTCTTCAGGAGATATTACAGCATCTTCGGGACCTAAGAAGGATTGAGCAGCGTGCAAGGAACTCTGGGGAGCTTTCGCCTCATTACCTACATCTTTACACGGACTGA
- the LOC136521110 gene encoding myosin-binding protein 3-like isoform X2 has protein sequence MVSQAPMAGAGSGAANLTAALCKKSNRVARVLEYALLEWILIALLLANGVFSYLISRFAAFFGLAPPCALCSRLGVDSLFESHSHPHHRGGGAEPLRRLLCDVHAAELSRLGYCSAHRRLADAGDMCEDCAAAAAPGKAMLSWMGRSELGERDLACACCGVALESGFYSPPFLLTTSAPRGSDCGHKEEEEAARPNGDVVFVSEEGPVIELFDEKPSVEDDSIGVLAYGAEVVANDERLVPLESIDSLVVAMCSVSSQSGGEGKEAVDHGDVRQNNVDMENTVSTNEEKIVMTSDDDKVDDVVDRLIDEQIAAIVFVPACIEATLDDGINAGKTVEAFADHQSPEDDSGLKDKDQKISFEDEISEDEQTGQATPQQELCAMPTDPSDHEFVERLERSIELEHFPRAESKHKMNSMPVEVSEHVAVTQIEEKQVQQAEVNQELDSIPMRSREHTDEELEVERTAQAGLEQECDSVPIDSGEHGCLTSYAHTDDEQAEVKQKVTSVTADVLHYAADTFNVNTNTWKDIEDDPTEAALTAIHQISYEPLTSLDKFSPDHSVSEEDREPDTPTHIEDICDSQELLDSKAAVSDAKSVDSSIATLSTDLESTELVSVNQLKSALASTRKSLKTLYSELENERSAAAIAADETMAMINRLQEQKAAMQMEAIQYQRLMEEQSEYDQEALQRLNELVVKREKEKQDLERELELYRHKVHLYEVKVRKMSRHKADDQNGSSSTSSSAEDSDDLSQSFYEGDESSHGLNGSNGSIPTDVVLQETARHLVTLDGSLADFEEERLSILEQLKVLEDKLFDLDDEESDTMKRLSEENHLSGASNCFSDDDSCFKLHDKRKGVTYRGKKLLPLFDDATMEAGNIPQGDEAHHSTEVTLDLAREQHKLAIANEIDQVNERLHALEADREYIKQCVRTLKKGGKGFDLLQEILQHLRDLRRIEQRARNSGELSPHYLHLYTD, from the exons ATGGTGTCGCAGGCTCCCATGGCGGGGGCGGGCTCGGGCGCCGCCAACCTCACCGCGGCGCTGTGCAAGAAGAGTAACCGCGTCGCGCGGGTGCTCGAGTACGCGCTGCTGGAGTGGATCCTCATCGCGCTGCTCCTCGCCAACGGCGTCTTCTCCTACCTCATATCCCGGTTCGCCGCCTTCTTCGGCCTCGCGCCGCCGTGCGCGCTCTGCTCCCGCCTCGGCGTCGACAGCCTCTTCGAGTCCCACTCCCACCCCCACCACCGTGGCGGGGGCGCCGAGCCCCTGCGCCGCTTGCTGTGCGACGTGCACGCCGCCGAGCTGTCGCGCCTCGGCTACTGCAGCGCGCACCGCCGGCTCGCGGATGCCGGGGACATGTGCGAGGACTGCGCGGCCGCGGCGGCTCCCGGGAAGGCGATGCTGTCGTGGATGGGCCGGAGCGAGCTCGGCGAGCGGGACCTCGCCTGCGCCTGCTGCGGCGTCGCGCTCGAGAGCGGCTTCTACTCGCCGCCGTTCTTGCTCACCACGTCGGCGCCGCGCGGCTCGGATTGTGGCcacaaggaagaggaagaggcagcgAGGCCAAATGGAGACGTGGTCTTTGTCTCCGAGGAAGGCCCTGTGATCGAGCTCTTCGACGAGAAGCCATCTGTGGAGGATGACTCAATCGGCGTCTTGGCTTATGGTGCCGAGGTTGTTGCCAATGATGAGCGGCTGGTGCCTCTTGAATCAATTGACTCGTTGGTGGTCGCCATGTGCTCCGTGTCATCTCAATCCGGTGGCGAAGGAAAGGAAGCAGTTGATCATGGCGATGTAAGGCAGAATAACGTGGACATGGAGAACACAGTTAGTACCAATGAGGAGAAAATTGTCATGACATCTGAtgatgacaaggttgatgatgtgGTTGATCGGTTGATTGATGAACAGATTGCTGCCATAGTCTTTGTTCCAGCTTGTATAGAAGCTACACTTGATGATGGGATAAATGCAGGCAAAACAGTGGAGGCCTTTGCTGATCATCAGT CTCCTGAGGATGACAGTGGATTGAAAGATAAGGATCAGAAAATATCATTTGAAGATGAGATATCTGAGGATGAGCAAACTGGACAGGCTACTCCACAACAGGAATTGTGTGCCATGCCAACAGATCCTAGTGACCATGAATTTGTTGAGAGGTTAGAAAGAAGTATTGAGTTGGAGCATTTTCCACGGGCTGAGTCAAAGCATAAAATGAACTCTATGCCAGTGGAAGTTTCTGAGCATGTCGCTGTAACTCAGATTGAGGAGAAGCAGGTTCAACAAGCTGAGGTAAATCAGGAGTTGGATTCAATACCAATGCGTTCCAGGGAGCATACTGATGAAGAACTTGAAGTAGAGAGAACTGCACAGGCTGGGTTGGAACAAGAGTGTGACTCTGTGCCAATTGATTCTGGGGAACATGGTTGCCTGACTTCATATGCTCATACTGATGATGAGCAAGCTGAGGTGAAGCAGAAAGTCACTTCTGTAACAGCAGATGTTCTGCATTATGCAGCAGACACTTTTAATGTTAACACAAACACATGGAAAG ATATTGAAGATGATCCAACTGAAGCTGCTCTAACGGCCATACATCAAATTTCTTATGAACCTTTGACAAGCTTAGACAAGTTCTCTCCGGATCATAGTGTCTCTGAAGAAGACAGAGAGCCTGATACGCCGACTCATATTGAAGATATATGTGATTCACAGGAACTGCTGGATTCTAAAGCAGCTGTTTCTGATGCTAAATCTGTAGATTCAAGTATTGCTACTTTGTCTACTGATCTGGAAAGCACGGAATTGGTGAGTGTCAATCAACTAAAATCTGCTTTGGCTTCCACACGAAAGTCATTGAAGACCCTATATTCTGAACTTGAAAATGAGAGGAGCGCTGCTGCTATAGCTGCCGATGAAACCATGGCAATGATAAATCGCTTGCAAGAACAGAAAGCTGCAATGCAGATGGAGGCAATCCAATACCAGCGGCTTATGGAGGAACAGTCAGAGTATGACCAAGAAGCACTGCAGAGGCTGAATGAACTAGTTGTTAAGAGAGAGAAGGAGAAGCAAGATCTGGAGAGAGAGCTCGAGCTGTATCGCCACAAGGTTCATCTCTATGAGGTAAAGGTGAGGAAAATGTCCAGGCACAAGGCTGATGACCAGAATGGATCATCGTCAACTTCATCGAGTGCTGAGGATAGTGATGACCTTTCACAAAGTTTCTATGAAGGTGATGAATCTTCCCATGGTCTTAATGGAAGCAATGGGAGTATTCCTACAGATGTTGTGCTGCAAGAAACTGCCAGGCATCTTGTTACCCTTGATGGCTCGCTAGCTGATTTTGAGGAAGAGAGACTCTCCATACTGGAACAGCTTAAAGTGCTAGAGGATAAACTTTTTGATCTTGATGATGAAGAATCCGATACAATGAAGCGTTTGTCAGAAGAAAATCATTTAAGTGGTGCCTCAAATTGTTTCTCTGATGATGATAGCTGCTTTAAACTTCATGACAAAAGAAAAGGTGTAACCTACAGAGGAAAGAAGCTCCTTCCATTGTTTGACGATGCTACTATGGAAGCTGGAAACATCCCCCAAGGTGATGAGGCACATCATTCAACAGAGGTCACACTGGACCTTGCTAGAGAGCAACATAAGCTTGCAATTGCCAATGAAATCGATCAAGTAAATGAGAGGCTGCATGCTCTTGAGGCAGATAGGGAATATATAAAACAGTGTGTGAGGACATTGAAAAAGGGTGGCAAAGGGTTTGATCTTCTTCAGGAGATATTACAGCATCTTCGGGACCTAAGAAGGATTGAGCAGCGTGCAAGGAACTCTGGGGAGCTTTCGCCTCATTACCTACATCTTTACACGGACTGA